A window from Actinomycetota bacterium encodes these proteins:
- a CDS encoding sigma-70 family RNA polymerase sigma factor yields the protein MLQPDGPLSAREEQALVQQLLEGDEDAVRTIYGRFGRPVYSLGLRLLGSSEAAEELTQDVFLTAWRKAGRFDASRGRLSTWLMAIAHNLAVDRLRRDNGAARPSLVFMSELPEHASEDGSEPVLERDVARRAMESLSAAERRLLVQAYFRGHTAREIAEADGVPLGTVKTRLRTALIKLRRANAGKDL from the coding sequence ATGCTCCAGCCGGACGGCCCGCTCTCGGCACGGGAGGAACAAGCGCTGGTGCAGCAACTGCTGGAAGGCGACGAGGACGCGGTGCGCACGATCTACGGGCGCTTTGGACGTCCCGTGTACAGCCTCGGCCTGCGCCTGCTGGGAAGCTCCGAGGCCGCCGAGGAGCTGACCCAGGACGTCTTCCTCACCGCGTGGCGCAAGGCCGGCCGGTTCGACGCCTCCAGGGGGCGCCTGTCCACCTGGTTGATGGCTATCGCCCACAACCTGGCCGTCGACCGGCTCCGGCGCGACAACGGCGCCGCCCGGCCCAGCCTGGTGTTCATGAGCGAGCTCCCCGAGCACGCCTCCGAGGACGGCTCGGAGCCGGTGCTGGAGCGCGACGTCGCCCGCCGGGCCATGGAGTCCCTGTCCGCGGCGGAGCGCCGGCTGCTGGTGCAGGCCTATTTCCGGGGCCACACCGCCAGGGAGATCGCGGAGGCCGACGGCGTTCCCCTGGGCACCGTGAAGACGCGCCTGCGGACGGCCCTGATCAAGCTCCGCCGGGCCAACGCAGGGAAGGACCTGTGA
- a CDS encoding nodulation protein NfeD produces the protein MRGMSKFGAVRLLALTVAALAPFAAAAPAHGASGSPVVVTMRLSGVVDPFEAGYIKSGIAAAQDEDAAAVLLTIDTPGGLDSSMRQITQAILNSTVPVICFVSPSGARAASAGTFIMYSCSVAAMAPGTNIGAAHPVGVSGAIELSKVTNDAVAYIQSLAEERDRNATWAADAVRNSVSISAEEALRIGVIDVISPDETSLLNTLNGRTAPVAHGRTVTLDTEGAVLQSRSLGLGFSILHGLFTPDLAFLFFYLGIGLIILELIHPGILAGVLGALFLVGSFVSFGELPFQLIGAVLLIASAVFFLLELKHPGIGVWSLAGTVTLVLGGLFLFNPHVPNARVSPWLIVVVAGGAVLFFGFALSALWRVRHLPPGMSTRNLVGAEGVVTTALAPTGVVQVASERWTAESTAGAVPPGARVRVVGTEGLRLRVEPIDALPATPTVARTREGETT, from the coding sequence ATGCGCGGCATGTCCAAGTTTGGGGCGGTCCGCCTCCTCGCGTTGACCGTGGCGGCACTGGCGCCGTTCGCGGCAGCCGCTCCCGCCCACGGCGCATCCGGCAGCCCCGTGGTCGTCACCATGCGGCTGTCGGGCGTGGTGGATCCCTTCGAGGCCGGCTACATCAAGTCCGGGATCGCCGCGGCGCAGGACGAGGACGCCGCCGCCGTGCTGCTGACCATCGACACCCCCGGCGGCCTGGACTCCTCCATGCGCCAGATCACCCAGGCCATCCTGAACTCGACGGTCCCGGTGATCTGCTTCGTCTCCCCTTCGGGGGCCCGAGCCGCTTCTGCGGGGACGTTCATCATGTACTCGTGTTCGGTGGCCGCCATGGCGCCGGGCACCAACATCGGGGCCGCCCATCCGGTCGGGGTGTCCGGGGCCATCGAGCTGTCCAAGGTCACCAACGACGCCGTGGCGTACATCCAGAGCCTGGCCGAGGAGCGGGACCGGAACGCCACGTGGGCCGCGGACGCGGTCCGGAACTCCGTCAGCATCTCGGCCGAGGAGGCCCTCCGTATCGGCGTGATCGACGTCATCAGCCCGGACGAGACCTCCCTGCTGAACACGCTCAACGGACGAACCGCCCCGGTCGCGCACGGCCGGACCGTCACGCTCGACACGGAGGGGGCCGTGCTCCAGTCCCGGAGCCTGGGCCTGGGGTTCTCCATCCTGCACGGCCTGTTCACCCCGGACCTGGCGTTCCTGTTCTTCTACCTGGGGATCGGGCTGATCATCCTCGAGCTGATCCATCCGGGGATCCTGGCCGGGGTGCTCGGCGCGCTGTTCCTGGTGGGGTCGTTCGTGTCGTTCGGCGAGCTCCCGTTCCAGCTGATCGGAGCCGTCCTGTTGATCGCGTCGGCGGTGTTCTTCCTGCTCGAGCTGAAGCACCCCGGGATCGGGGTGTGGTCGCTGGCCGGGACCGTCACGCTGGTCCTGGGAGGGCTGTTCCTGTTCAATCCGCACGTCCCGAACGCGCGGGTGTCGCCGTGGCTGATCGTCGTGGTGGCGGGCGGGGCGGTGCTGTTCTTCGGGTTCGCGCTGAGCGCGCTGTGGCGGGTCCGGCACCTGCCGCCCGGCATGTCGACGCGAAACCTGGTGGGCGCCGAGGGCGTGGTGACGACGGCGCTCGCGCCCACCGGGGTGGTCCAGGTGGCCTCGGAGCGGTGGACGGCCGAGTCCACGGCGGGGGCGGTGCCCCCGGGAGCACGGGTCCGGGTGGTGGGGACGGAGGGGCTCCGGCTTCGGGTGGAGCCGATCGACGCGCTGCCGGCGACACCCACCGTGGCACGAACGAGGGAGGGGGAAACGACGTGA